Genomic DNA from Actinomycetota bacterium:
CAACGTAGATTGACAACCCATGAGCCAGGCCACGAAGCTCGCGGGAGCAGCGGGGGATGCCGATCCGGAGGTCGGCCTTCAGGCCGTCGCGGCGCTCAGGAAGCTGGTGGAGCAGCTCGAGTCGCTCCAGGTGCGGAACGCGCGCGGCGTCGGCTGGTCGTGGCAGGACATCGCGAACGAGCTCGGTGTCAGCCGGCAGGCTGTG
This window encodes:
- a CDS encoding HTH domain-containing protein, whose translation is MSQATKLAGAAGDADPEVGLQAVAALRKLVEQLESLQVRNARGVGWSWQDIANELGVSRQAVHKKHARGRLLSRRR